DNA from Triticum aestivum cultivar Chinese Spring chromosome 7D, IWGSC CS RefSeq v2.1, whole genome shotgun sequence:
GGAGAGACTTGAAAGGTTTGGTTTTTTGTGAAATATGTTACAATTATCTTAGATAAATGTTACAAGACAGAACATCTTTTTTCACAagtaaagaagaaaaaaaaaacaagcaaTGAAGCAATTTAAGGTAGTAGTTCCTGCAAAAATGTCATCGCATCAGTTCGGACCTATTTTCCATGTCAGGACATAAAAAACGCTAGATCACACAATAAATTTGACTAGAACAAAAATGTTGACACATGACACCATGTTACCTTTGTTTCAGAAAAAATAACCGTTACACAAAAATGAAATTTAACCAAGGTCCAAAGGAGCCCGCGACCAGTCTATATTTTCAGCCAATGTGTAGTCATTCGATGTTGATTTTACTGCTTACCTCATCCTTTACAATTTTTTTAAAGTTCTAGATTTGTCCTGAGTCAAACTTCtataagtttgaccaaatttatagtaAAATTTACTAATATCCACAACATCAAATATATAGAGTATGAAAATACattttatgatgaatctaatgaaacTAGTTTGGTGTTATAGATTGGTATATTTTTCTATACAGTTCATCAAGTGTGGGGAAGTTtgacttagaataaacctacactgcAAAGATTGTTAAATGGAGGGGATAGTTAGTTAGCTTCACATCTTTTTTTTATCTAAAGAAATAAATTTTTTTCTTCTGAATTCCTTGTTGCATTAGTTTCTCAATTGGCGTTATCATGTAATTTCTAGACATATCTAGATTGTTACCTCAGTAATTAGGGTGCCACATGACATGCTTGACATAAAAAAATGCACGACCATCATAGTAAAATTGAACTAGTTTGTGAATATTCagtgcccgggctcatctgcatccagtgaacagtaaaatcaaaaaaatagcAGAAACAAGAAAACTGAATTATTTGGATGAAAAATGATTCAATGCGCTaggtgcatgcaaaatttcatgacTAAATGACATTCGAGGAGCTCGTGACCGAAAAGCCAAAATGAGAAGTGCTATTTTCAAAAGTTCCTCACAGACCCAAAATTTATCTGTTTTCGCTAAGAGCTACTGAAATGTCCAAACTCCTGAAAATTCGGCACAGACTTCACACACATGAGCATCTCGCATCACAACACAAATTGAGTTTTGGTAAATAAATACTATTTTTAAAGATTTCACTGTTCACACGCGGGGTGCAGATGCACCCGAGAACCAAAACGCGCACATATTCACGGTTCAAGAGTTGTTTTTCCCGACCAGGCATATGCTTCCTGTCCATTTTGTATTCATTGCTGGGATATCTGTATTTATTTTTACTTCTGTCGAAAATAGTAGATATTGAAACAACATTATGCCTAGTGCCGTCATTTTCATATCCTCTTTCTTCAGTCTGCGTCACTACAGTCGTGACGGCATCCAGCATCTTGAATGAAGGCGACCATGCATGCGATGCAAACCGGTACGTAATGAATCAATCCTCTTCATATCCTTCAACCTTCATGTCCTTTGCCTCTTCCTTGAGTCTACGTCACGAGAGTCGTGACGGCACCCAGCATCTTGAACGAAGGCGACCATGCATGCAATGCAAACCGATATCAGCTCACGGTCGAATTCACGACCAACGGGTGGCTCCGGCAGCGCCTGCGAGCGGACGACGGACGAGCGGCTCATAAGCAACATCATCATCGGTGCAACAAAATAAACCACTTACCATCCAGCAGTGAGCTCTAGCTAGTACTACTTCTTGGTGCCGTGATGAACATCCGCGTGCGAGCTCTCGAGACCACCCATGTCCGGCCGGAGATCATTCCCACCGGTCCGCCGTCGGATCACGGCCCCATCAGGCTCTCACTCTTCGACACCCTGTTCCTCTCGCTCCCCCCGATCCAGCGCCTCTTCCTCTATGACGGCGAGGACCTCCCGCCGTTCCCGGCGCTCGTGCGCTCCCTGCGGTCCTCCCTCGCCGCCACGCTCGCCGTCTTCACCCCGCTCGCCGGCAAGCTTGCGGCCTGCCCCGATGGCGACGTCTCCATTGACTGCTCCCCCGATGCTCTCCGTCCAGGCGTCAGGTTCGTCGTGGCAGAGTACTCTGGCGACGCCGCAGACATGCGTCGGCTCGCGCGGGACGCCGAGCACGACACCGAGGCGTTCCTGCAGCTCGTGCCGGAGCTCGAGGTGCGCAGGCTGCCGGCGCCCGTGCTCGCCGTCCAGGTCACGCGGCCCGCACCGGCAGGGCGAGACGATGAGGGTGGGGTAGGCGCCGTGGCCGTCGGGGTGTCAATGCACCACGCGGTGGCCGACGGGCAGTCGCTTTGGCAGTTCGTGCGGGCGTGGGCCACCACGTCGCAAGAGGGCTCGCTGGCGTTGACAGGGCTAGTGCCGCCGCCGACGTTCGACCGAGCGGGCATCCTGCGGCACCCCAAAGCAGAGGCGGCTACGCGCCAGTTCGCCCGGCTCTCGGCGCCGGACCTACCCACCGTGAACACGCTCCCAGAGCCGGACTGGACGCGGCAGAGCAGGAGGACCTACCTGCTCACCGCCTCCCAAATCCAGTCGCTCAAGCGCCGCATCCTGCAAAAAAGCGACAAGGACCAGCCGCCGGAGCCACCGACCACGTTCGTCGCCATCGCGTCCCTGCTCTGGACATCCTTCGCCCGCGCTAAGCACCCGAACCACGGGGCTACCGACGACGAAGATGTGTATTTCCTGTTCCCCGCGGACTGCCGTCGGCGTCTGCGCCCGCCTCTGGACCCCGGCTTCTTCGGCAACTGCGTCAAGCTCTGCTACGCGCGGGCCAGGACAAGCGACCTC
Protein-coding regions in this window:
- the LOC123169991 gene encoding anthocyanin 5-aromatic acyltransferase, yielding MNIRVRALETTHVRPEIIPTGPPSDHGPIRLSLFDTLFLSLPPIQRLFLYDGEDLPPFPALVRSLRSSLAATLAVFTPLAGKLAACPDGDVSIDCSPDALRPGVRFVVAEYSGDAADMRRLARDAEHDTEAFLQLVPELEVRRLPAPVLAVQVTRPAPAGRDDEGGVGAVAVGVSMHHAVADGQSLWQFVRAWATTSQEGSLALTGLVPPPTFDRAGILRHPKAEAATRQFARLSAPDLPTVNTLPEPDWTRQSRRTYLLTASQIQSLKRRILQKSDKDQPPEPPTTFVAIASLLWTSFARAKHPNHGATDDEDVYFLFPADCRRRLRPPLDPGFFGNCVKLCYARARTSDLCGHDDDGALARAAAAMRRAIREHVEEEDPPGDADRWAETIQKIPVGRLARQGSSHRFMAYEVDFGWGEPSRVEIVSMLSAAEIAMLVGARGGAVQVSVALGREHVDGFEASFLSQSSIA